One region of Camelina sativa cultivar DH55 chromosome 6, Cs, whole genome shotgun sequence genomic DNA includes:
- the LOC109133296 gene encoding uncharacterized protein LOC109133296 produces MREQKLYAKLRKCSFWQKEMVFLGNIVSAEGFSLDPEKIQDITDWLRKHNAKEIMSFFGLAGNYMRFVTRFTSKVCPMTKLTGKDVPFVWPRECEDGFASLKEMLTTTAMLTLPEQTEPIMVYIEATRVGLRCVLMHHGKVIAYALWQLQKHEDKYPTHDFEMDVVVFTMKIWRQRQGMELVAEYDMEIIAYYPQTDWQSERTIQNLKDLLRMCLLDWGGHWAEHISLVEFA; encoded by the exons atGCGAGAGCAGAAGCTGTATGCTAAGTTGAGAAAATGCAGTTTCTGGCAAAAGGAGATGGTATTTCTGGGTAACATTGTCTCGGCGGAGGGATTCTCtttggatccagagaagattcaggacATTACGGATTGGCTTAGAAAACATAATGCCAAAGAGATCatgagtttttttggtttggccGGTAACTACATGAGGTTTGTGACAAGGTTCACGAGTAAGGTATgcccgatgactaagttgacagggaaagATGTTCCGTTTGTTTGGCCACGGGAGTGTGAGGATGGTTtcgcaagcctgaaggagatgctgACTACGACAGCGATGTTGACATTGCCAGAGCAGACTGAACCTATTATGGTGTATATAGAAGCAACCAGAGTTGGATTgaggtgtgtgttgatgcatcATGGGAAGGTTATTGCCTATGCTTTGTggcagttgcagaagcatgaggacaaatatcctactcatgacttcgAGATGGATGTTGTGGTTTTCACtatgaagatttggag GCAGAGGCAagggatggagctggtggcagagTATGATATGGAGATCATAGCTTACTATCCTCAGACAGATTGgcagtcggagaggacgatccagaatttgaaggatttgttgaggatgtgctTGCtagattggggtggccattgggcggAGCACAttagcttggtagagtttgcttag